The DNA window CGATTAAAAATCAATTTTTATTGTCAACAGGTGCTGATGGGCAAGGCAGCATGATTTTAAGTTACCCAACTATGGAAGCGATTATTATGTATTCGAAGATAAGCGATTCTTTTATGCCGAGCGAAATTCAAGGGGAGAATGGCAGAATCGAAATTGACCGCATCAGCGATCCCAAAAACATCACGATTACCTATAGAGACGGTCAAACTGAAGATTTATCGGTAGCGCATGACTTTGACTCGATGTATTACGAGTTAGCCGAATTTATCAGCTGCGTGAAAAACAAACAGTTAGAATCAGCGATCAATACACATGCTATTTCTCGTGAAGTGACGAAGTTGTTGACGTAGAGTGTAGTTTCCAAAGAAGAAAGCGCTACAGGCGAGCCCATTGTTTTGCTCTATATCTACTAAAGTGTAAAGTTAGTTTTTAAAAACCGTGGATTTTAGTAAATAATAAAGGATGTGCCCATTATGATAAATGGAATTATTTTCGACTTTGACGGATTGATTTTTGATACAGAAACGCATCAGTATCAACTTCTTCAAGAAATGTTTGCTGAGTATAATAGCGAATTGCCACTAGGCATGTGGCAAAATGAAGTGGGTACAGATGGTTCGTTTTCACCGTTTCATTATATGGAGCAGCAAATTGGCAAGCCCGTGGAACACGAGTTGCTCAATAAACAATACAAAGAACGCTTTCTTTCCGTGTTGTCTAAAGAAAAACCACGCGAAGGTGTCGTAGAGTATTTGGAAACGGCAAAAGAAATGGATTTGAAAATTGGGTTAGCATCGAGTTCTAGTTATCATTGGGTTTCAAGTCATTTAAAGCGCCTAGATTTGTATGATTACTTTCAGTGCATCCGAACGTCGGACCATGTTGAAAAAGTAAAGCCCGACCCTGCTTTGTATTTACAAGCGGCCGAGCATTTGGATTTAGCACCTAAAACATGCCTTGTTTTTGAAGATTCGGCTCATGGTGCCACAGCGGCAAAACGGGCGGGTATGAGTTGTGTGGTGGTGCCAAACCAAATCACAAGCACAATGGAATTTGGACACGCCGACCACCGATTGGATTCGATGGCTGATATGCCGTTAAAAGATCTTCTAAGTGTGGTATCGACTATAAAAGTAAATCAGTACTAATCGAAAAGAAGGTTCGAGCACAGTGCTCGAACCTTCTTTTTATTTTCATTAGCGGCTGCCAGTGTTCATCACACAATCCTTTTGTGCACCGTGCATGAAAGCCACTTGTGGTAAGTTTTTCGCTCTCCTTCATGGCTTATTGCGTTGCTAAAAATCCTACGGGCATAATAAATAGTACAAGGGAAACTGATTTCAATATATTTCCACTTGTTCATTTTATCCATAAAAAAAGACTTTCCTTATGATCGGAAAGTCGAATGATAAAAGCTTATTGCATATTTATGCTATTTTTTTGGCTCGTTCTGCTATTGTGCCTTCTTTACCGGATACAATACCGGCAAGTAAGATAATAATCGATATAAACATTAAGAATAACAGTGGCAATGTCCAACCACCACCGATATCGTACAAAACGCCCGCAAAAACAGGACCAACCGCCGCTAACATATAACCAAATGATTGAGCCATTCCTGACAACTCTACTGCTTCTTTTCCATCTTTGGTTCTCAATGTAAAGAACACCATAGAAAGACTAAATCCACTTCCCCCAGCAATTCCAAGCAAAACTGCCCATAACGGCACAAGCATCGCATTGCCAAAAAGTAATCCGGAAAAACCAGTCATGAACAGTAAGGCGGTTCCAATAGCGAACCCAACTTGGTTTTTTAGTTTTTCAGCAATGACCGGTACGACAAACGTAGTCGGAATAATTGCCGCCTGCATTAAAAAGACCATCCAACCAGCAGAACTTGCATCATACCCGATTGTGCTCAATATATCTGGCATCCAAGCGATTAGCGTATAAAAAACTAACGACTGTCCGCCCATGAAAAGAGTGACACTCCAAGCAAGTGGTGAGCGCCACAACTTGGTTTTTTGTTTTGGTTGTACAGATGCTCTTGGTACCACCTCTTGTTGCTTGCGTAACTGAGGGAGCCAAATGATTAAGGCAACAACGGCAAGCAATCCCCAAATCCCAAGCGCTCCTTGCCACCCCATATTGCCGATACCAGAAATGGGGACACTTAAACCAGAACCTAACGCACCAAATATATTCATAAAGACTGCGTATATCCCCGTCATGACTCCGATTCGATATGGGAAATTCATTTTAATAATTCCCGGAATCAAAACATTCCCAATAGAAATCGCCAATCCAATTAGAAGTGTTCCTGTAAATAAGAAACCAATTCCCGTTATAGACCTTATGGCAATCCCGATAATAAGAAATACCATGGAAAGGGCGATGGTCCATTGCATGCCGATACGGTTAGCGATTTTCGGTGCAAATGGAGAAAGCACAGCAAAAGCAATCAAAGGCAATGTTGTAACCAACCCAGCGACCGCATTGCTTATGGCAAGATCTTCACGGATAAACGACATGAGTGTGCCTACTGACGTGATCGGTACGCGCAAATTTGCTCCAATCAACACAATACCAATCAGCAATAACCAGCTAGCTTTTTCAGTATTGTTTATTTCTTTTTGTCTCTTCATACAGATCCTCCAACAGCTTACTTATCTATTCTTTCAAGCTATTTATATCGTTTTTGACGTGCGATTTTATACTTTTTATCTTTTCAAGAAATTGTAGAATGATTTAGCACCTTGGATATTGTAGCGTTAAAAAA is part of the Planococcus sp. PAMC 21323 genome and encodes:
- a CDS encoding HAD family hydrolase, encoding MINGIIFDFDGLIFDTETHQYQLLQEMFAEYNSELPLGMWQNEVGTDGSFSPFHYMEQQIGKPVEHELLNKQYKERFLSVLSKEKPREGVVEYLETAKEMDLKIGLASSSSYHWVSSHLKRLDLYDYFQCIRTSDHVEKVKPDPALYLQAAEHLDLAPKTCLVFEDSAHGATAAKRAGMSCVVVPNQITSTMEFGHADHRLDSMADMPLKDLLSVVSTIKVNQY
- a CDS encoding CynX/NimT family MFS transporter, whose translation is MKRQKEINNTEKASWLLLIGIVLIGANLRVPITSVGTLMSFIREDLAISNAVAGLVTTLPLIAFAVLSPFAPKIANRIGMQWTIALSMVFLIIGIAIRSITGIGFLFTGTLLIGLAISIGNVLIPGIIKMNFPYRIGVMTGIYAVFMNIFGALGSGLSVPISGIGNMGWQGALGIWGLLAVVALIIWLPQLRKQQEVVPRASVQPKQKTKLWRSPLAWSVTLFMGGQSLVFYTLIAWMPDILSTIGYDASSAGWMVFLMQAAIIPTTFVVPVIAEKLKNQVGFAIGTALLFMTGFSGLLFGNAMLVPLWAVLLGIAGGSGFSLSMVFFTLRTKDGKEAVELSGMAQSFGYMLAAVGPVFAGVLYDIGGGWTLPLLFLMFISIIILLAGIVSGKEGTIAERAKKIA